The Enterobacter oligotrophicus sequence TCCATGATCAGACACATGGTAGAACGGATGTCCTGTGAAGAATCGACCGGAGGAACCGGGAAGTAACCGCCTTTCACGCCAGGACGGTGACCTTTGTTACCACCTTCGTATTTGGTGGAAGAGTTCCATGCACCTTCGATGTCATCGATGGCAACGTGAGAACCTGAAATAGACGCGCCGAAACGGATATCGTCAAACAGGAAGAACTCTGGCTCTGGCCCGAACAGAACGGTGTCTGCAATGCCGGTAGAACGCAGGTACTCTTCAGCACGTTTCGCAATGGAACGTGGGTCGCGGTCATAGCCCTGCAGGGTGCCTGGCTCGAGAATATCGCAGCGGATGATCAGGGTTGGTTCTTCGTAGAACGGATCAATCAGCGCAGTAGTGGCATCTGGCATCAGAACCATGTCGGATTCGTTAATACCTTTCCAGCCGCCAATGGAGGAGCCGTCAAACATTTTGCCTTCTTCAAAGAATTCGGCGTTCACCTGATGAGCAGGGATCGTGACGTGCTGTTCTTTACCTTTGGTATCGGTGAAGCGCAGATCAACAAACTTCACTTCATGTTCGTTCAGCATCGTCAAAACGTGTTCAGCGGACATACTTAACTCTCCAGATTGGTCATTGTCGTCGTGGTAACGAGGTCTTCAAATCGGCTGTGCTGCCATCTTTTTACTGTATTTGTATAAAGCGAAATCTGTGCCAACTTTTAAAACACCCCAAAAAGGCGTTATCATGCGCACCATAGTGCAAAAGGGCTGCACCACGATGGTTTTGTTGCACCAGTGTAGTGCTTCAATGTGAACATTGAGCACCATATTGGTGCAATTTACGTTAAAGTGCCCTTTTACCGCTCCGTGAAAGCGATCACAAAGCATCTCTGCAATACTTGTTTGCGGGGGATGTTTGTGATCCTGTTTTGTAGTGCGATTAATCCGTGTACAATAACGCGCTATTTCTAAATGCCTGAGGCAAAGTTGTGATCGAAAAATTGCGTAACATCGCCATCATCGCGCACGTCGACCATGGTAAAACTACCCTGGTTGATAAGCTGCTGCAGCAGTCCGGTACGTTTGATGCTCGTGCCGAAACTCAAGAGCGTGTGATGGACTCCAACGATTTGGAGAAAGAGCGTGGGATTACCATCCTCGCTAAAAACACCGCTATCAAATGGAATGACTACCGTATCAACATCGTTGATACCCCAGGGCACGCCGACTTCGGTGGTGAAGTTGAACGTGTAATGTCCATGGTAGACTCCGTTCTGCTGGTCGTTGACGCAATGGATGGCCCAATGCCCCAGACGCGCTTCGTGACCAAAAAAGCGTTTGCTCATGGTCTGAAGCCAATCGTTGTTATCAACAAAGTTGACCGTCCTGGCGCGCGTCCTGACTGGGTTGTTGACCAGGTATTTGACCTGTTCGTTAACCTCGACGCGACCGACGAGCAGCTGGACTTCCCTATCGTTTACGCCTCTGCGCTGAACGGTATCGCAGGTCTGGATCACGAAGACATGGCTGAAGACATGACTCCGCTGTACCAGGCGATTGTTGACCGTGTTCCTGCGCCAAACGTTGACCTGGAAGGCACCCTGCAGATGCAGATCTCTCAGCTCGATTACAACAACTATGTTGGTGTCATCGGCATTGGTCGTATCAAGCGCGGTAAAGTGAAGCCTAACCAGCAGGTCACTATCATTGATAGCGAAGGCAAAACCCGTAACGGTAAAGTCGGTAAAGTACTGACTCACCTGGGCCTTGAGCGTATCGAGAGCGACATTGCTGAAGCTGGCGACATCATTGCAATCACCGGTCTGGGTGAGCTGAACATCTCTGACACTATCTGCGATCCGCAGAACGTCGAAGCGCTGCCAGCCCTGTCCGTTGATGAACCAACCGTATCCATGTTCTTTAACGTCAACACCTCTCCGTTCTGTGGTAAAGAAGGTAAGTTCGTTACCTCCCGTCAGATCCTTGACCGTCTGAACAAAGAGCTGGTGCACAACGTTGCGTTGCGCGTTGAAGAAACCGAAGACGCTGATGCATTCCGCGTTTCTGGTCGTGGTGAGCTGCACCTGTCAGTTCTGATCGAAAACATGCGTCGTGAAGGTTTCGAGATGGCGGTTTCCCGTCCGAAAGTTATCTTCCGCGAAATCGACGGCCGTAAACAAGAGCCGTTCGAAAACGTCACGCTGGACGTTGAAGAGCAGCACCAGGGTTCTGTGATGCAGGCGCTGGGCGAGCGTAAAGGCGACCTGAAAAACATGAATCCAGATGGCAAAGGCCGCGTACGTCTCGACTACGTGATCCCAAGCCGTGGCCTGATCGGCTTCCGTTCTGAGTTCATGACCATGACCTCCGGTACGGGCCTGCTGTACTCCACCTTCAGCCATTACGACGACGTGCGTCCGGGCGAAGT is a genomic window containing:
- the typA gene encoding ribosome-dependent GTPase TypA, with the protein product MIEKLRNIAIIAHVDHGKTTLVDKLLQQSGTFDARAETQERVMDSNDLEKERGITILAKNTAIKWNDYRINIVDTPGHADFGGEVERVMSMVDSVLLVVDAMDGPMPQTRFVTKKAFAHGLKPIVVINKVDRPGARPDWVVDQVFDLFVNLDATDEQLDFPIVYASALNGIAGLDHEDMAEDMTPLYQAIVDRVPAPNVDLEGTLQMQISQLDYNNYVGVIGIGRIKRGKVKPNQQVTIIDSEGKTRNGKVGKVLTHLGLERIESDIAEAGDIIAITGLGELNISDTICDPQNVEALPALSVDEPTVSMFFNVNTSPFCGKEGKFVTSRQILDRLNKELVHNVALRVEETEDADAFRVSGRGELHLSVLIENMRREGFEMAVSRPKVIFREIDGRKQEPFENVTLDVEEQHQGSVMQALGERKGDLKNMNPDGKGRVRLDYVIPSRGLIGFRSEFMTMTSGTGLLYSTFSHYDDVRPGEVGQRNNGVLISNGQGKAVAFALFGLQDRGKLFLGHGAEVYEGQIIGIHSRSNDLTVNCLTGKKLTNMRASGTDEATVLVPPIKMTLEQALEFIDDDELVEVTPQSIRIRKRHLTENDRKRAMRGAKED